From a single Nostoc sp. MS1 genomic region:
- a CDS encoding ATP-binding sensor histidine kinase, producing MSTNSQYKVLEIISEGLETIVYRAQHIENQKNVVLKSLKSEYSNLEYVTGFKHEYEISKSLNLPGIIKVYGLENFQNCITLVLEDIAGINLKQYIDNIKPNVIDCLKISIQLTEIITSLHKENIIHKDIKPQNIIINPKSMQVKITDFSIASRLSKENAIISNPNLLKGTLAYMSPEQTGRMNRSIDYRTDFYSLGITLYELLTSKLPFNSIDPLEIVHFHIAKQPIAPDQVNPKVPEGLSKIIMKLLSKTAEERYQSGLGLKADLEICLKQLLNNGKIENFIPGKLDKSSQFTIPQKLYGREEEVAYLISAFDRVSAGKTEMMLVSGYAGIGKSCLVNEIHKPIIRQRGYFISGKFEQFKRNIPYAALIQSFQELTQQLLTESHERIVVWKQQLLEAFGDIGQVIIDVIPEIEKIVGQQPSVPQLGATESQNRFNRVFQNFIKVFTQQEHPLVLFLDDLQWADLASLKLIKMLMLEPDNQYLLIIGAYRDNEIISTHYLLQALNEIQKSGTVVNNIILEPLKIKNVHQIITDTLHSTADNTITLANLIFQKTQGNPFFINQLLQTMYQEKLLKFDFNSGVWQCEIEQIQTIGITDYDAIELITRNIKKLPKQTQQVLKLAACVGNRFSIDILAIVNEKSQSETATDLWEALQASLISPLSENYKAPLLLDQDTSNSIASQTLKISYKFFHDRVQQAAYSLIPESQRKQTHLKIGQLLLQSYQTQEIEENIFDIVNHLNFGAEFIHEQHQKDELAQLNLIASQKAKAASAYEAALSYSKIGLGLLQASAWESHYELMLALHLESVEIEYLNANFNRAAILTETILEKATSLLDRVKAYQLQIQFYMAQNQMLQAIDAGLEAIAQLGISLSETPNKQTTIANLPKLEDLKDFPVLTDPCILAALKILVTIAGAAFITNPTKTTFPQLILTVVNLCIKHGHSPLAAHGYAYYGMLLCGYLENIDAGYHSGQIAWQLLEQFPAIGIKSKVYAPFYGFTIHWKEHIRETITPLHDGIQNALEIGDLEYVGYCSVHYCGHLFFSGEQLELVAQQQVYYIDLLQKFQLDFPIIYIKIWHQLILNLQDLSENKHLLIGDSFDESKMVTYLEATNNATSLFVVYVAKMILNYLLKDYTQAVDNANLASEYISSVMGMMSVGIHNLYYSLALIALYPNVEPHIQQEYLNIINANQEKMQLWASQAPANYQHKYNLVEAEKARILGQTFVAMEYYELAIQGAKEQAYLQEEALANELAAEFYFSRGRDKQALFYLKESYNTYIRWGAITKVKELELKYPEYFSLKISHDSSSLKSGSITTSSKVSNLASFDLNTVFKASQAISSEIMLDNLLAKLMTIVMENAGAQSSCFLLEKNGQMVIEAVVGFHNNELISKTSVPLDTDQYLPMSIINYVVRTKESVVLGDASCEGIFISDPYIISKQCKSILCTPIIHQNKLIGILFLENNLTTNAFTTERLEVLKILASQAAISIENAKLYSNLSQLNDNLQQANQELENYSKNLELKVEERTQELNEKNICLKEQAKELEFTLQQLQATQLQMIQKEKMSSLGQLVAGVAHEINNPINFIYGNIAHASEYIEDLLRLIKIYEEESPDLTPQMLAEKEDIDLEFLLNDLPKLISSMKIGADRIRQIVLSLRNFSRLDEAEIKQVDIHEGIDNTLLILQHRLKTDSVHPQIKIIKNYGDLPLIDCYPSQLNQVFMNLLTNAIDALEEYNSMRSVEESAINPSYIKITTEVLEQNLLAIRIADNGIGITTDTISQIFNPFFTTKSIGKGTGLGLSISYKIIVEKHTGKISCSSVPGQGTEFLIQLPVHQHNPKLTK from the coding sequence ATGTCTACAAATTCTCAATATAAAGTACTAGAAATAATCTCTGAAGGTTTAGAGACTATTGTTTATAGAGCGCAACATATTGAAAATCAGAAAAATGTCGTTTTAAAAAGTCTTAAAAGTGAGTATTCCAATCTTGAATACGTTACAGGATTTAAACATGAGTATGAGATTTCTAAATCTCTAAACTTACCAGGCATTATTAAAGTATATGGTTTAGAAAACTTTCAAAATTGCATTACTTTAGTTCTAGAGGATATTGCAGGGATAAACCTAAAACAGTACATAGACAATATTAAACCTAATGTAATAGATTGTTTAAAAATATCTATCCAACTTACAGAAATTATTACAAGTTTACATAAAGAAAATATTATTCATAAAGATATTAAGCCACAAAATATAATTATTAATCCTAAATCGATGCAAGTTAAAATTACTGATTTTAGTATTGCATCACGTCTATCAAAAGAAAATGCAATTATCAGTAACCCCAATTTGCTAAAAGGGACACTTGCTTATATGTCTCCAGAGCAAACAGGGCGGATGAATAGGTCAATTGACTACCGTACAGACTTTTACTCTTTAGGCATAACTTTATATGAACTGCTGACCTCTAAGTTACCTTTTAATAGCATTGATCCCTTAGAGATAGTTCACTTTCATATTGCCAAACAACCCATAGCGCCTGATCAAGTTAACCCTAAAGTTCCAGAAGGGTTATCTAAGATTATTATGAAATTGTTATCTAAAACGGCTGAAGAAAGATATCAAAGTGGCTTAGGTTTAAAAGCAGATTTAGAGATTTGTCTTAAACAACTATTAAATAATGGCAAAATTGAAAATTTTATTCCTGGGAAATTAGATAAATCTAGCCAGTTTACCATTCCTCAAAAGCTTTATGGGCGTGAAGAAGAAGTAGCATATCTCATATCAGCTTTTGACAGAGTAAGTGCTGGCAAGACTGAGATGATGTTAGTTTCTGGCTATGCAGGAATTGGTAAATCTTGCTTAGTTAATGAAATTCATAAACCTATTATTCGGCAACGGGGATATTTTATATCTGGTAAATTTGAGCAATTTAAGCGGAATATTCCTTATGCGGCCTTAATTCAATCATTTCAAGAACTAACTCAACAGCTATTAACAGAGAGTCATGAAAGAATAGTTGTTTGGAAACAACAACTTTTAGAAGCATTTGGTGACATTGGCCAAGTTATTATTGATGTTATTCCCGAAATTGAAAAAATTGTTGGTCAACAGCCATCTGTTCCACAGCTAGGAGCGACTGAATCACAAAATCGCTTTAATCGAGTCTTCCAAAATTTTATTAAGGTATTTACTCAGCAAGAACACCCACTCGTCTTATTCTTAGATGATTTACAATGGGCAGATTTAGCATCTTTAAAATTGATTAAGATGCTAATGCTTGAACCTGATAATCAATATTTATTAATAATTGGAGCATATCGGGATAATGAAATTATATCAACTCATTATTTGCTGCAAGCATTGAATGAAATTCAAAAATCAGGAACAGTTGTAAATAATATTATCCTAGAACCCTTAAAAATTAAAAATGTACATCAAATAATAACAGATACTTTACATAGTACAGCAGACAATACGATAACATTAGCGAACCTAATTTTTCAGAAAACCCAAGGAAATCCTTTTTTCATCAACCAGCTACTTCAAACGATGTATCAGGAAAAGCTATTAAAGTTTGACTTTAATAGTGGAGTATGGCAATGTGAAATTGAACAAATCCAGACCATTGGCATCACAGATTACGATGCCATCGAATTAATTACGAGAAACATAAAAAAATTGCCCAAGCAGACACAACAGGTATTAAAATTAGCTGCTTGTGTGGGAAATCGCTTCAGTATAGATATTTTGGCAATTGTCAATGAAAAGTCTCAGTCAGAAACGGCAACAGATTTATGGGAAGCACTCCAAGCAAGTTTAATTTCGCCACTAAGCGAAAACTATAAGGCTCCGTTGCTATTAGATCAAGATACATCTAACTCAATAGCTTCTCAAACATTAAAAATTTCATATAAGTTTTTCCACGATCGCGTTCAGCAAGCAGCTTATTCTCTCATTCCAGAATCACAAAGAAAGCAGACTCATCTAAAAATTGGGCAATTATTACTTCAGTCTTACCAAACACAAGAGATTGAAGAAAATATTTTTGATATTGTCAATCATCTAAATTTTGGGGCTGAATTTATTCATGAACAGCATCAAAAGGATGAACTAGCTCAATTAAATTTGATAGCTAGCCAGAAAGCCAAAGCAGCATCAGCATACGAAGCTGCGCTGAGTTATTCCAAAATCGGGCTAGGATTGCTTCAAGCATCAGCTTGGGAAAGCCATTACGAACTGATGCTAGCACTGCATTTAGAAAGCGTAGAAATAGAATACTTAAATGCTAACTTTAATCGTGCCGCCATCCTCACCGAAACTATCTTAGAAAAAGCTACTAGTTTGCTAGATCGAGTTAAAGCGTATCAATTACAGATCCAGTTTTACATGGCTCAAAATCAAATGCTTCAAGCCATTGATGCTGGACTAGAGGCGATCGCACAGCTAGGAATATCTTTATCTGAGACACCAAATAAACAAACTACCATCGCTAATTTACCTAAACTTGAGGATTTAAAAGATTTTCCAGTTCTTACAGATCCTTGCATATTAGCAGCTTTAAAAATCCTAGTTACTATTGCTGGTGCTGCTTTTATTACTAATCCAACAAAAACAACTTTTCCCCAGCTAATTTTAACTGTTGTCAATCTCTGCATAAAACACGGACATTCACCTTTAGCTGCTCACGGATATGCTTACTATGGTATGCTTTTGTGTGGCTATCTAGAAAATATTGATGCAGGATATCACTCTGGTCAAATAGCTTGGCAGCTATTAGAGCAATTCCCAGCTATTGGTATTAAAAGTAAAGTATATGCACCATTTTATGGTTTTACAATTCATTGGAAAGAGCATATTAGAGAAACAATTACTCCCCTTCATGATGGTATCCAAAATGCTTTAGAAATTGGAGATTTAGAGTATGTTGGGTATTGCTCTGTTCACTATTGTGGTCATCTATTCTTTAGTGGCGAACAGCTTGAATTAGTAGCCCAACAGCAAGTTTACTATATTGATTTGCTACAAAAATTCCAACTAGATTTTCCTATAATTTACATTAAAATTTGGCATCAATTAATATTAAATTTACAAGATTTATCAGAAAATAAACATCTTTTAATTGGTGATAGTTTTGATGAATCAAAGATGGTGACATATTTAGAAGCTACTAATAATGCTACTTCATTGTTTGTTGTTTATGTTGCCAAAATGATTCTCAATTATTTATTGAAAGATTATACTCAAGCAGTTGATAATGCTAACTTGGCTTCAGAGTATATCAGCAGTGTCATGGGCATGATGTCAGTTGGCATCCATAACTTATATTATTCTTTAGCCTTGATTGCTTTATATCCCAATGTTGAACCTCATATTCAACAAGAATATCTAAATATTATTAATGCAAATCAAGAGAAAATGCAGTTATGGGCTAGTCAGGCTCCTGCTAACTATCAGCATAAATATAATCTTGTAGAGGCAGAAAAGGCACGAATTTTAGGACAAACTTTTGTAGCAATGGAGTATTATGAGCTAGCTATTCAAGGAGCAAAAGAGCAAGCATATCTTCAAGAAGAAGCATTAGCCAATGAATTAGCAGCAGAATTTTACTTTTCTCGTGGTAGAGATAAGCAAGCTCTTTTTTATCTGAAAGAGTCTTATAATACATACATACGTTGGGGAGCTATTACAAAAGTTAAGGAATTAGAATTAAAATATCCTGAGTATTTTTCATTAAAAATAAGTCATGACTCCTCCAGTTTAAAGTCTGGTTCAATAACTACTTCTAGCAAAGTAAGCAATTTAGCATCTTTTGATTTAAATACAGTTTTTAAAGCCTCACAAGCTATTTCTAGCGAAATTATGCTAGATAATTTACTTGCGAAATTAATGACAATTGTTATGGAAAATGCTGGCGCACAAAGCAGTTGCTTCCTTTTAGAAAAAAATGGTCAAATGGTAATAGAGGCAGTAGTTGGTTTCCATAATAATGAGCTAATTTCCAAGACATCTGTACCTTTAGATACTGACCAATACTTACCAATGTCAATCATTAACTATGTAGTGAGAACTAAAGAAAGCGTTGTTCTTGGTGATGCTAGTTGTGAAGGCATATTTATTAGCGATCCTTATATTATTAGCAAGCAGTGTAAATCTATTTTATGTACGCCAATAATTCATCAAAATAAACTCATTGGCATCCTTTTCTTAGAAAATAATTTAACAACAAATGCGTTTACAACTGAACGTTTAGAGGTTTTAAAAATTCTGGCATCTCAAGCAGCTATTTCCATCGAAAATGCCAAGCTTTATAGCAACTTATCTCAACTGAATGATAATTTGCAACAAGCTAATCAGGAATTGGAAAACTATAGCAAAAATCTGGAGTTAAAAGTCGAAGAAAGAACCCAAGAATTAAATGAAAAGAATATATGTTTAAAAGAACAAGCAAAAGAATTAGAGTTTACGCTACAACAACTGCAAGCTACACAGTTACAGATGATTCAAAAGGAAAAAATGTCGAGTCTAGGTCAACTAGTTGCTGGTGTAGCTCATGAAATTAATAATCCAATTAACTTTATCTATGGAAATATTGCCCATGCAAGTGAATACATTGAAGACTTACTAAGGCTCATCAAAATTTATGAGGAAGAGTCGCCTGATTTAACTCCGCAAATGCTGGCAGAAAAAGAGGATATTGACCTGGAATTTTTGCTCAACGACTTACCAAAGTTGATATCTTCTATGAAAATAGGAGCCGATCGCATCCGTCAGATAGTTCTGAGTTTACGGAACTTCTCCCGCCTAGATGAAGCAGAAATAAAGCAAGTAGATATTCATGAGGGTATTGACAACACTCTACTAATCTTGCAGCATCGACTCAAAACTGATTCAGTACATCCTCAAATTAAAATTATTAAAAACTATGGCGATTTACCATTAATTGACTGTTATCCTAGTCAACTCAACCAAGTATTTATGAATTTGTTAACTAATGCTATCGATGCTTTAGAAGAATATAACTCTATGCGTTCAGTGGAAGAATCCGCAATAAATCCAAGTTATATCAAAATCACCACTGAGGTATTAGAGCAAAATTTGCTGGCGATTCGTATTGCTGATAATGGAATTGGTATAACGACAGATACAATTTCTCAGATATTTAATCCTTTCTTTACTACCAAATCCATCGGCAAAGGGACTGGTTTAGGATTATCTATTAGCTACAAAATTATTGTAGAAAAACATACAGGAAAAATAAGCTGCTCGTCAGTTCCAGGACAAGGAACTGAATTTTTAATTCAGCTTCCAGTGCATCAGCATAATCCTAAATTAACCAAATAA
- a CDS encoding ABC transporter permease yields MKRKKHKLGWQTLWNPNFGAPAALLIFYIANAVFTPRFATVSNTLNMLLQVSTTMLVAIGMTFVIASRGIDLTVGSTMALVSVVAALLIKYGIVVAVLFALSAALLVGLLNGFLISRLKLDALITTLASLILWRGIAQVIGDGKLVPFTNPTFEALGKGYVASIPTQVVIAAVVIIGAFFCIRSTLFGHHIVAVGGNEEAARLAGIRAERVKYVVYLISALLAGFAGLIETARLGMGDPSKVGVNAEFDAIAAVVVGGTPFSGGRANVLGTVVGALLMQVISTSFNMLLIPFTWSLVLKSVIILFAIFLQRPNTN; encoded by the coding sequence ATGAAGAGAAAAAAGCATAAGCTAGGTTGGCAAACCCTGTGGAACCCAAACTTTGGCGCACCTGCGGCACTCTTAATTTTCTATATTGCCAACGCCGTCTTTACTCCGCGTTTCGCCACAGTTAGCAACACTTTGAATATGTTGTTGCAAGTATCCACAACCATGTTAGTTGCCATTGGTATGACCTTTGTCATTGCTTCCCGTGGCATTGACCTGACGGTCGGCTCTACTATGGCATTAGTATCAGTTGTTGCGGCTTTGCTGATTAAATATGGGATAGTTGTTGCTGTCTTGTTTGCTTTGAGTGCTGCTTTGTTGGTTGGTCTTCTCAACGGTTTTCTGATTTCACGTTTGAAACTAGATGCCTTAATTACTACCTTAGCATCTCTTATTTTATGGCGTGGTATTGCTCAGGTTATTGGGGACGGTAAGCTTGTTCCTTTTACCAACCCAACCTTTGAAGCACTCGGCAAGGGCTATGTCGCTTCTATCCCAACTCAGGTAGTAATTGCCGCAGTTGTGATTATTGGTGCTTTCTTCTGTATCCGCTCTACACTTTTCGGACATCACATCGTTGCCGTTGGGGGTAACGAGGAAGCGGCACGGCTGGCGGGTATTCGGGCGGAGCGTGTGAAATATGTAGTCTATTTAATTAGTGCTTTGCTGGCTGGGTTTGCTGGACTTATCGAAACTGCAAGGCTGGGTATGGGTGATCCTAGTAAGGTGGGTGTAAATGCAGAATTTGATGCGATCGCAGCTGTTGTTGTTGGTGGTACGCCTTTCTCTGGTGGTCGTGCAAATGTCCTCGGCACGGTTGTAGGCGCATTACTCATGCAGGTCATCTCCACCAGTTTCAATATGCTGCTAATTCCTTTTACTTGGTCATTAGTTTTGAAATCTGTGATCATTCTTTTCGCTATTTTTTTGCAGCGTCCTAATACCAATTAA